A stretch of Vigna angularis cultivar LongXiaoDou No.4 chromosome 4, ASM1680809v1, whole genome shotgun sequence DNA encodes these proteins:
- the LOC108330640 gene encoding probable protein phosphatase 2C 10 isoform X1 — MSPVLAGLFNIFVLVALQLVAARSSSSTGKGKNHEGSIKYGFSLVKGKANHPMEDYHVAKFAQIKDNELGLFAIYDGHLGDRVPAYLQKHLFTNILREEEFWEDPTLSISKAYEITDQEILSNSSDLGRGGSTAVTAILINGRRLWIANVGDSRAVLSRKGQALQMTIDHEPNMERGSIENRGGFVSNLPGDVPRVNGQLAVSRAFGDKSLKSHLRSDPDVQNTDIDVDTEILIIASDGLWKVMTNQDAVDIARRSKDPQKAAKQLTAEALKRDSKDDISCVVVKFR, encoded by the exons ATGTCACCTGTACTAGCAGGACTATTCAATATCTTTGTGTTGGTTGCTTTACAGCTTGTAGCAGCACGTTCTTCATCCAGCACTGGTAAGGGGAAAAATCATGAAGGCTCAATAAAGTATGGTTTCAGCCTTGTAAAAGGGAAAGCTAATCACCCAATGGAGGATTATCATGTTGCCAAGTTTGCTCAGATAAAAGACAATGAATTGGGTTTATTTGCTATCTATGATGGCCATTTGGGTGACCGTGTGCCTGCCTACTTACAGAAACATTTGTTTACCAACATTCTGCGGGAG GAGGAATTTTGGGAAGACCCCACTCTTTCCATCTCAAAAGCTTACGAGATCACAGATCAGGAAATTCTATCAAACAGTTCTGACCTTGGGCGTGGTGGATCAACAGCCGTAACTGCTATATTGATCAATGGGCGAAGGTTATGGATAGCTAATGTTGGAGACTCACGAGCTGTTCTTTCTAGAAAAGGTCAAGCTTTACAAATGACTATAGACCACGAGCCAAACATGGAACGAGGCAGCATTGAGAATAGAGGTGGCTTTGTCTCTAATTTGCCAG GTGATGTGCCTAGAGTAAATGGACAACTTGCTGTTTCTCGAGCATTTGGTGACAAGAGTCTCAAGTCACATTTGCGATCAGACCCTGACGTGCAGAACACTGACATAGATGTTGATACTGAGATTCTAATAATTGCAAGTGATGGACTTTGGAAG GTAATGACAAATCAAGACGCTGTGGATATTGCTAGAAGATCGAAAGACCCACAGAAGGCAGCTAAGCAACTTACTGCTGAAGCATTAAAAAGAGATAGTAAAGATGATATATCTTGTGTTGTGGTTAAATTCAGGTGA
- the LOC108330640 gene encoding probable protein phosphatase 2C 10 isoform X2, whose amino-acid sequence MDKLCCFKASYSQLVAARSSSSTGKGKNHEGSIKYGFSLVKGKANHPMEDYHVAKFAQIKDNELGLFAIYDGHLGDRVPAYLQKHLFTNILREEEFWEDPTLSISKAYEITDQEILSNSSDLGRGGSTAVTAILINGRRLWIANVGDSRAVLSRKGQALQMTIDHEPNMERGSIENRGGFVSNLPGDVPRVNGQLAVSRAFGDKSLKSHLRSDPDVQNTDIDVDTEILIIASDGLWKVMTNQDAVDIARRSKDPQKAAKQLTAEALKRDSKDDISCVVVKFR is encoded by the exons atGGATAAGTTGTGCTGTTTTAAGGCTTCCTACTCTCAG CTTGTAGCAGCACGTTCTTCATCCAGCACTGGTAAGGGGAAAAATCATGAAGGCTCAATAAAGTATGGTTTCAGCCTTGTAAAAGGGAAAGCTAATCACCCAATGGAGGATTATCATGTTGCCAAGTTTGCTCAGATAAAAGACAATGAATTGGGTTTATTTGCTATCTATGATGGCCATTTGGGTGACCGTGTGCCTGCCTACTTACAGAAACATTTGTTTACCAACATTCTGCGGGAG GAGGAATTTTGGGAAGACCCCACTCTTTCCATCTCAAAAGCTTACGAGATCACAGATCAGGAAATTCTATCAAACAGTTCTGACCTTGGGCGTGGTGGATCAACAGCCGTAACTGCTATATTGATCAATGGGCGAAGGTTATGGATAGCTAATGTTGGAGACTCACGAGCTGTTCTTTCTAGAAAAGGTCAAGCTTTACAAATGACTATAGACCACGAGCCAAACATGGAACGAGGCAGCATTGAGAATAGAGGTGGCTTTGTCTCTAATTTGCCAG GTGATGTGCCTAGAGTAAATGGACAACTTGCTGTTTCTCGAGCATTTGGTGACAAGAGTCTCAAGTCACATTTGCGATCAGACCCTGACGTGCAGAACACTGACATAGATGTTGATACTGAGATTCTAATAATTGCAAGTGATGGACTTTGGAAG GTAATGACAAATCAAGACGCTGTGGATATTGCTAGAAGATCGAAAGACCCACAGAAGGCAGCTAAGCAACTTACTGCTGAAGCATTAAAAAGAGATAGTAAAGATGATATATCTTGTGTTGTGGTTAAATTCAGGTGA
- the LOC108331524 gene encoding cryptochrome-1 isoform X2, with product MRGGGGCSIVWFRRDLRVEDNPALAAGVRAGAVVAVFIWAPEEEGQYYPGRVSRWWLKQSLVHLDSSLRNLGTRLVTKRSTDTVSSLLEVVKSTGATQLFFNHLYDPLSLVRDHRAKEVLNAQGITVRSFNADLLYEPWDVNDVHGRPFTTFAAFWDRCLSMPYDPDSPLLPPKRIIPGDVSRCPSDTLVFEDESEKASNALLARAWSPGWSNANKALTAFINGPLIEYSINCRKADSATTSLLSPHLHFGELSVKKVFHLARIKQLLWANEGNKASEESVNLFLKSIGLREYSRYISFNHPYSHERPLLGHLKFFPWVVNEGCFKAWRQGRTGYPLVDAGMRELWATGWLHDRIRVVVSSFFVKVLQLPWRWGMKYFWDTLLDADLESDALGWQYISGTLPDGRQFDRIDHPQFEGYKFDPNGEYVRRWLPELARLPTEWIHHPWNAPESVLQAAGIELGTNYPLPIVGIDAAKTRLQEALSEMWQQEAASRAAMENGTEEGLGDSSESIPAAFPQDTQMEETHEPVRNNPFPVGRRYLDQMVPSITSTLLRIEEEETTSDLRNSAEENSRAEVPINVDAQQNAGVTLNERILQTAHRNTQVQNNTTMELRNVAEDSSIESSSGTRRERDGGVVPVWSPPASSYSEQFVGDENGITSGSSYLQRHPRSHQLLNCRQLPQTG from the exons ATGAGAGGTGGTGGTGGATGCAGCATAGTTTGGTTCAGAAGAGATCTGAGGGTGGAAGACAACCCTGCACTGGCGGCAGGAGTAAGAGCTGGAGCCGTGGTTGCAGTTTTCATCTGGGCACCCGAAGAAGAAGGCCAATACTACCCCGGCAGAGTCTCCAGGTGGTGGCTCAAACAAAGCTTGGTTCATCTTGATTCTTCTCTCAGGAATCTTGGCACTCGTCTCGTCACTAAGCGATCCACTGATACTGTTTCTTCTCTCCTCGAGGTTGTTAAATCCACTGGAGCCACTCAACtcttttttaatcatttatatg ATCCCCTGTCGCTTGTAAGGGATCACCGAGCAAAAGAGGTTCTGAATGCTCAGGGCATAACAGTACGTTCCTTCAACGCTGATTTACTGTATGAACCGTGGGATGTGAATGATGTCCATGGTCGACCCTTCACAACTTTTGCGGCTTTTTGGGACAGATGTCTTAGCATGCCTTATGACCCagactcacctcttcttccacCTAAAAGGATAATTCCAG GTGATGTGTCGAGATGCCCCAGTGACACATTGGTGTTTGAAGATGAATCAGAGAAGGCAAGCAATGCACTTCTTGCTAGAGCATGGTCACCGGGGTGGAGCAATGCTAACAAGGCATTGACAGCATTCATAAATGGTCCACTGATAGAGTACTCAATAAATTGCAGAAAGGCTGACAGTGCCACTACCTCACTTCTCTCACCCCATTTGCATTTTGGTGAGCTGAGTGTGAAGAAGGTCTTCCATCTTGCCCGCATCAAACAACTTCTGTGGGCCAACGAAGGAAACAAGGCCAGTGAAGAGAGTGTGAACTTGTTCCTTAAATCTATTGGTCTCAGAGAATATTCGAGGTACATTAGTTTCAACCACCCCTACAGTCATGAAAGGCCTCTTCTAGGCCACCTTAAGTTCTTTCCTTGGGTTGTAAATGAGGGTTGTTTTAAGGCATGGAGACAAGGCAGAACTGGGTACCCTTTGGTGGATGCAGGGATGAGGGAGTTGTGGGCCACTGGTTGGCTGCATGATCGGATACGTGTTGTAGTTTCCAGTTTCTTTGTGAAGGTTCTGCAGCTTCCTTGGAGATGGGGAATGAAATATTTCTGGGACACCCTTTTGGATGCAGATCTTGAGAGTGATGCTCTTGGTTGGCAGTACATATCTGGCACACTCCCTGATGGTCGTCAATTTGACCGAATAGATCATCCACAG TTTGAGGGCTATAAATTCGACCCAAATGGAGAATATGTGCGACGCTGGCTTCCAGAACTTGCAAGGTTACCTACTGAGTGGATTCATCATCCTTGGAATGCACCAGAATCAGTGCTCCAAGCTGCTGGAATTGAGCTAGGAACCAACTACCCTCTTCCAATTGTGGGAATAGATGCAGCAAAAACTAGATTACAAGAGGCACTATCAGAAATGTGGCAACAAGAGGCTGCTTCAAGAGCTGCAATGGAAAACGGAACTGAGGAAGGACTTGGAGACTCCTCTGAATCAATTCCTGCTGCATTTCCTCAAGACACGCAAATGGAGGAAACTCATGAACCTGTTAGGAACAATCCCTTTCCTGTTGGTCGGCGTTACCTGGATCAGATGGTTCCAAGCATCACTTCCACCCTTCTGAGAATAGAAGAGGAAGAAACTACTTCTGATCTTCGAAACTCAGCAGAAGAGAACAGCAGAGCTGAAGTGCCAATAAATGTAGATGCACAACAGAATGCAGGAGTTACATTGAACGAACGGATCTTGCAGACTGCTCACAGGAATACACAAGTACAAAACAATACTACAATGGAGCTGAGAAACGTAGCTGAAGATTCTAGCATAGAATCTTCAAGTGGTACCAGGAGAGAACGGGATGGAGGTGTAGTTCCAGTATGGTCTCCCCCAGCTTCCAGTTACTCAGAACAATTTGTGGGAGATGAAAATGGTATTACAAGTGGTTCCTCGTACTTGCAAAGGCATCCTCGGTCTCACCAATTACTGAATTGTAGACAGCTACCTCAGACCGGGTAA
- the LOC108331524 gene encoding cryptochrome-1 isoform X1 gives MRGGGGCSIVWFRRDLRVEDNPALAAGVRAGAVVAVFIWAPEEEGQYYPGRVSRWWLKQSLVHLDSSLRNLGTRLVTKRSTDTVSSLLEVVKSTGATQLFFNHLYDPLSLVRDHRAKEVLNAQGITVRSFNADLLYEPWDVNDVHGRPFTTFAAFWDRCLSMPYDPDSPLLPPKRIIPGDVSRCPSDTLVFEDESEKASNALLARAWSPGWSNANKALTAFINGPLIEYSINCRKADSATTSLLSPHLHFGELSVKKVFHLARIKQLLWANEGNKASEESVNLFLKSIGLREYSRYISFNHPYSHERPLLGHLKFFPWVVNEGCFKAWRQGRTGYPLVDAGMRELWATGWLHDRIRVVVSSFFVKVLQLPWRWGMKYFWDTLLDADLESDALGWQYISGTLPDGRQFDRIDHPQFEGYKFDPNGEYVRRWLPELARLPTEWIHHPWNAPESVLQAAGIELGTNYPLPIVGIDAAKTRLQEALSEMWQQEAASRAAMENGTEEGLGDSSESIPAAFPQDTQMEETHEPVRNNPFPVGRRYLDQMVPSITSTLLRIEEEETTSDLRNSAEENSRAEVPINVDAQQNAGVTLNERILQTAHRNTQVQNNTTMELRNVAEDSSIESSSGTRRERDGGVVPVWSPPASSYSEQFVGDENGITSGSSYLQRHPRSHQLLNCRQLPQTG, from the exons ATGAGAGGTGGTGGTGGATGCAGCATAGTTTGGTTCAGAAGAGATCTGAGGGTGGAAGACAACCCTGCACTGGCGGCAGGAGTAAGAGCTGGAGCCGTGGTTGCAGTTTTCATCTGGGCACCCGAAGAAGAAGGCCAATACTACCCCGGCAGAGTCTCCAGGTGGTGGCTCAAACAAAGCTTGGTTCATCTTGATTCTTCTCTCAGGAATCTTGGCACTCGTCTCGTCACTAAGCGATCCACTGATACTGTTTCTTCTCTCCTCGAGGTTGTTAAATCCACTGGAGCCACTCAACtcttttttaatcatttatatg ATCCCCTGTCGCTTGTAAGGGATCACCGAGCAAAAGAGGTTCTGAATGCTCAGGGCATAACAGTACGTTCCTTCAACGCTGATTTACTGTATGAACCGTGGGATGTGAATGATGTCCATGGTCGACCCTTCACAACTTTTGCGGCTTTTTGGGACAGATGTCTTAGCATGCCTTATGACCCagactcacctcttcttccacCTAAAAGGATAATTCCAG GTGATGTGTCGAGATGCCCCAGTGACACATTGGTGTTTGAAGATGAATCAGAGAAGGCAAGCAATGCACTTCTTGCTAGAGCATGGTCACCGGGGTGGAGCAATGCTAACAAGGCATTGACAGCATTCATAAATGGTCCACTGATAGAGTACTCAATAAATTGCAGAAAGGCTGACAGTGCCACTACCTCACTTCTCTCACCCCATTTGCATTTTGGTGAGCTGAGTGTGAAGAAGGTCTTCCATCTTGCCCGCATCAAACAACTTCTGTGGGCCAACGAAGGAAACAAGGCCAGTGAAGAGAGTGTGAACTTGTTCCTTAAATCTATTGGTCTCAGAGAATATTCGAGGTACATTAGTTTCAACCACCCCTACAGTCATGAAAGGCCTCTTCTAGGCCACCTTAAGTTCTTTCCTTGGGTTGTAAATGAGGGTTGTTTTAAGGCATGGAGACAAGGCAGAACTGGGTACCCTTTGGTGGATGCAGGGATGAGGGAGTTGTGGGCCACTGGTTGGCTGCATGATCGGATACGTGTTGTAGTTTCCAGTTTCTTTGTGAAGGTTCTGCAGCTTCCTTGGAGATGGGGAATGAAATATTTCTGGGACACCCTTTTGGATGCAGATCTTGAGAGTGATGCTCTTGGTTGGCAGTACATATCTGGCACACTCCCTGATGGTCGTCAATTTGACCGAATAGATCATCCACAG TTTGAGGGCTATAAATTCGACCCAAATGGAGAATATGTGCGACGCTGGCTTCCAGAACTTGCAAGGTTACCTACTGAGTGGATTCATCATCCTTGGAATGCACCAGAATCAGTGCTCCAAGCTGCTGGAATTGAGCTAGGAACCAACTACCCTCTTCCAATTGTGGGAATAGATGCAGCAAAAACTAGATTACAAGAGGCACTATCAGAAATGTGGCAACAAGAGGCTGCTTCAAGAGCTGCAATGGAAAACGGAACTGAGGAAGGACTTGGAGACTCCTCTGAATCAATTCCTGCTGCATTTCCTCAAGACACGCAAATGGAGGAAACTCATGAACCTGTTAGGAACAATCCCTTTCCTGTTGGTCGGCGTTACCTGGATCAGATGGTTCCAAGCATCACTTCCACCCTTCTGAGAATAGAAGAGGAAGAAACTACTTCTGATCTTCGAAACTCAGCAGAAGAGAACAGCAGAGCTGAAGTGCCAATAAATGTAGATGCACAACAGAATGCAGGAGTTACATTGAACGAACGGATCTTGCAGACTGCTCACAGGAATACACAAGTACAAAACAATACTACAATGGAGCTGAGAAACGTAGCTGAAGATTCTAGCATAGAATCTTCAAGTGGTACCAGGAGAGAACGGGATGGAGGTGTAGTTCCAGTATGGTCTCCCCCAGCTTCCAGTTACTCAGAACAATTTGTGGGAGATGAAAATGGTATTACAAGTGGTTCCTCGTACTTGCAAAGGCATCCTCGGTCTCACCAATTACTGAATTGTAGACAGCTACCTCAGACCGG GTAA
- the LOC108331994 gene encoding 5'-adenylylsulfate reductase-like 4 produces the protein MRVWGSEIVFAVLLCGTLSSTAQPHHQRFSHTTTTATVCPVHSLLDFVLGFPDSTCPLPDSLGSIAVTEGDEVSLQKALNMVHKNNHEYVAVLFYASWCPFSRVFRPVFSVLSALHPSIPHFSIEESSVRPSILSKYGVHGFPTLFILNSTMRVRYHGSRTLASLIGFYNDVTGIRIDSLDQLSLEKIGRSSTDKSHGNTEPESCPFSWARSPENLLRQETYLALATTFVVLRLLYYFFPTLLICIQFAWRRVIQNIRLGSLLEHPLIYLKRLIQSFNCLKEPCKRSNLQEGAMNARAWASKSLATVSIGEESSSRGMHQ, from the exons ATGAGGGTTTGGGGATCGGAGATCGTCTTCGCCGTGTTGCTCTGTGGGACCCTCTCTTCCACCGCTCAACCGCATCATCAAAGGTTTTCTCATACCACCACCACCGCCACAGTCTGTCCCGTTCATTCCCTTCTCGATTTCGTCTTAGGGTTTCCAGATTCCACATGCCCTCTTCCCGATTCTCTTGGATCCATTGCCGTCACCGAG GGAGATGAGGTTTCTTTGCAGAAGGCGCTGAATATGGTTCACAAGAATAATCACGAGTATGTGGCTGTGCTCTTCTATGCGTCGTGGTGCCCTTTCTCGCGCGTGTTTAGACCGGTTTTCTCCGTACTCTCTGCACTGCACCCTTCCATTCCTCATTTTTCTATTGAAGAATCCTCGGTTAGGCCGAG CATACTGTCCAAATATGGTGTCCATGGTTTCCCTACACTGTTCATTTTGAATTCTACCATGCGGGTTCGGTACCATGGTTCTCGGACACTTGCTTCGCTCATTGGTTTCTACAATGATGTTACCG GGATTAGGATTGATTCACTTGATCAACTATCACTTGAGAAAATTGGTCGTTCTTCCACTGATAAAAGTCATGGTAACACCGAGCCAGAAAGTTGTCCATTTTCATGGGCTAGATCTCCAGAAAATTTACTGCGGCAGGAAACGTATTTGGCTCTGGCCACTACGTTTGTGGTTTTGAGATTACTATACTACTTTTTTCCTACGCTGCTTATATGTATTCAATTTGCTTGGAGAAGGGTCATCCAAAATATTAGATTAGGGAGCTTACTAGAGCATCCTTTGATTTATTTGAAGCGGCTAATACAGTCTTTTAACTGCTTGAAAGAGCCGTGCAAGAGAAGTAATCTGCAGGAAGGAGCAATGAATGCTAGAGCATGGGCATCCAAGTCCCTAGCCACCGTTTCAATCGGAGAGGAAAGTAGCAGCCGCGGGATGCACCAATGA